Proteins encoded in a region of the Neodiprion virginianus isolate iyNeoVirg1 chromosome 2, iyNeoVirg1.1, whole genome shotgun sequence genome:
- the LOC124297935 gene encoding ribose-phosphate pyrophosphokinase 1 isoform X3: MPVSQPVRARSLLRAKLEKPRGGSVLRSKMPNIKVFSGTSHPDLAQRIVDRLGIDIGKVVTKKFSNLETCVEIGESVRGEDVYIIQSGSGEVNDNLMELLIMINACKIASASRVTAVIPCFPYARQDKKDKDFVPDLTTSRAPISAKLVANMLSVAGADHIITMDLHASQIQGFFDIPVDNLYAEPAVLKWIKENIVEWRNSIIVSPDAGGAKRVTSIADRLNVEFALIHKERKKANEVASMVLVGDVKDRIAILVDDMADTCGTICHAAEKLLEAGATKVYAILTHGIFSGPAISRINNACFEAVVVTNTIPQDGHMKDCPKIQCIDVSMMFAEAVRRTHNGESVSYLFSNVPY; encoded by the exons ATGCCCGTCTCGCAACCAGTCCGTGCGAGGAGTTTGTTACGCGCAAAGTTAGAGAAACCTCGTGGCGGTAGCGTACTACGGAGCAAAATGCCAAATATCAAAGTATTCAGCGGTACGTCGCACCCGGACCTGGCGCAGCGAATAGTCGACAGGCTTGGAATCGACATCGGGAAGGTTGTcacgaaaaaattcagcaacCTCGAAACATG CGTGGAAATCGGAGAGTCTGTACGTGGCGAAGATGTTTACATTATTCAAAGCGGCAGTGGCGAGGTAAATGACAATCTCATGGAGCTGCTGATTATGATCAATGCATGCAAGATTGCCTCTGCATCTCGAGTAACAGCAGTCATCCCTTGCTTCCCATATGCCAGGCAGGACAAGAAGGATAAG GATTTTGTGCCCGACCTGACGACA AGTCGTGCTCCGATCTCCGCAAAGTTAGTGGCGAACATGCTGTCGGTAGCAGGAGCAGACCACATTATCACCATGGATCTGCATGCTAGTCAGATTCAAGGATTTTTCGACATTCCCGTTGATAATCTGTATGCAGAGCCAGCAGTGCTCAAATGGATCAAAGAGAACATTGTTGAATGGAGGAACAGCATTATTGTATCTCCAGACGCTGGTGGTGCTAAAAG AGTAACGTCAATTGCGGATCGACTCAACGTCGAGTTCGCTCTTATTCACAAAGAGAGGAAGAAGGCAAACGAAGTGGCGAGTATGGTCCTCGTAGGAGATGTTAAGGACAGAATAGCAATTTTGGTCGATGACATGGCAGATACTTGCGGAACAATATGTCATGCTGCAGAAAAGCTGTTAGAAGCTGGAGCGACCAAAGTATATGCAATTCTAACACACGGAATTTTCAGCGGTCCTGCTATATCCAGGATAAATAACGCATGTTTCGAAGCCGTAGTTGTTACAAACACAATCCCTCAGGATGGTCACATGAAAGACTGTCCAAAAATTCAG TGCATCGACGTTTCCATGATGTTTGCGGAGGCTGTAAGGAGAACCCACAACGGCGAATCTGTTTCGTATTTGTTCTCCAATGTACCATACTAA
- the LOC124297935 gene encoding ribose-phosphate pyrophosphokinase 1 isoform X5, which translates to MPVSQPVRARSLLRAKLEKPRGGSVLRSKMPNIKVFSGTSHPDLAQRIVDRLGIDIGKVVTKKFSNLETCVEIGESVRGEDVYIIQSGSGEVNDNLMELLIMINACKIASASRVTAVIPCFPYARQDKKDKSRAPISAKLVANMLSVAGADHIITMDLHASQIQGFFDIPVDNLYAEPAVLKWIKENIVEWRNSIIVSPDAGGAKRVTSIADRLNVEFALIHKERKKANEVASMVLVGDVKDRIAILVDDMADTCGTICHAAEKLLEAGATKVYAILTHGIFSGPAISRINNACFEAVVVTNTIPQDGHMKDCPKIQCIDVSMMFAEAVRRTHNGESVSYLFSNVPY; encoded by the exons ATGCCCGTCTCGCAACCAGTCCGTGCGAGGAGTTTGTTACGCGCAAAGTTAGAGAAACCTCGTGGCGGTAGCGTACTACGGAGCAAAATGCCAAATATCAAAGTATTCAGCGGTACGTCGCACCCGGACCTGGCGCAGCGAATAGTCGACAGGCTTGGAATCGACATCGGGAAGGTTGTcacgaaaaaattcagcaacCTCGAAACATG CGTGGAAATCGGAGAGTCTGTACGTGGCGAAGATGTTTACATTATTCAAAGCGGCAGTGGCGAGGTAAATGACAATCTCATGGAGCTGCTGATTATGATCAATGCATGCAAGATTGCCTCTGCATCTCGAGTAACAGCAGTCATCCCTTGCTTCCCATATGCCAGGCAGGACAAGAAGGATAAG AGTCGTGCTCCGATCTCCGCAAAGTTAGTGGCGAACATGCTGTCGGTAGCAGGAGCAGACCACATTATCACCATGGATCTGCATGCTAGTCAGATTCAAGGATTTTTCGACATTCCCGTTGATAATCTGTATGCAGAGCCAGCAGTGCTCAAATGGATCAAAGAGAACATTGTTGAATGGAGGAACAGCATTATTGTATCTCCAGACGCTGGTGGTGCTAAAAG AGTAACGTCAATTGCGGATCGACTCAACGTCGAGTTCGCTCTTATTCACAAAGAGAGGAAGAAGGCAAACGAAGTGGCGAGTATGGTCCTCGTAGGAGATGTTAAGGACAGAATAGCAATTTTGGTCGATGACATGGCAGATACTTGCGGAACAATATGTCATGCTGCAGAAAAGCTGTTAGAAGCTGGAGCGACCAAAGTATATGCAATTCTAACACACGGAATTTTCAGCGGTCCTGCTATATCCAGGATAAATAACGCATGTTTCGAAGCCGTAGTTGTTACAAACACAATCCCTCAGGATGGTCACATGAAAGACTGTCCAAAAATTCAG TGCATCGACGTTTCCATGATGTTTGCGGAGGCTGTAAGGAGAACCCACAACGGCGAATCTGTTTCGTATTTGTTCTCCAATGTACCATACTAA
- the LOC124297940 gene encoding metallophosphoesterase domain-containing protein 1 produces the protein MKVGIHPLTADPTAAWRELSEQQKVIKIIAKLPTTPAPSNKLRVVCMSDTHSLTPFIKFDIPEGDIFIHAGDFTKCGSLEEVIEFNNWIGSLPHKHKLVIAGNHELSFDPTFTHPFSAHASSDRHKHTGISVLDDIPTLGMSKDVLANAIKTMNIREHLTNCIYLEDSEIVINGIKIYGTPWQPEFCKWAFNVPRGEPCLSKWQLIPTDTDILVTHTPPVGHGDLCCSGVRAGCVELLTTVQTRVQPKYHVFGHVHEGYGISSDGKIIFVNASTCDLNYLPNNIPIVFDITLPPGESKA, from the exons atgaaagtagGTATTCACCCTCTGACAGCCGACCCAACAGCAGCGTGGCGCGAGCTGTCAGAACAGCAAAAAGTCATCAAGATAATCGCTAAACTGCCGACAACCCCGGCCCCAAGTAATAag CTCCGTGTCGTTTGCATGAGTGACACTCACTCTTTGACTCCCTTCATTAAGTTTGACATCCCTGAGGgtgatattttcattcatgCCGGAGACTTTACAAAGTGTGGAAGTCTAGAGGAGGTGATAGAATTCAACAATTGGATCG GGAGCCTTCCACACAAGCATAAGCTAGTGATAGCTGGGAATCATGAACTCAGCTTTGATCCGACGTTTACTCATCCATTTTCGGCACATGCTTCAAGCGATCGGCATAAACATACAGGAATCAGTGTGCTTGATGATATCCCAACATTAGGAATGTCCAAAGATGTTCTCGCAAATGCAATAAAGACCATGAACATCAGGGAACATTTAACGAATTGCATTTACTTGGAGGATTCTGAAATCGTGATCAATGGAATTAAAATATACGGTACTCCTTG GCAGCCTGAGTTTTGTAAATGGGCTTTCAACGTTCCTCGCGGAGAGCCATGCCTGTCAAAATGGCAATTAATCCCAACAGATACGGACATTCTTGTAACTCATACGCCTCCTGTTGGTCATGGAGATTTGTGTTGCAGTGGAGTTCGAGCTGGATGTGTGGAGCTATTGACCACTGTACAAACTCGAGTACAGCCTAAATATCATGTGTTTGGCCATGTGCACGAAG GCTACGGCATTTCttcggatggaaaaataatattcgtCAATGCTTCAACATGCGACTTAAACTATCTGCCGAATAATATTCCCATAGTATTTGATATAACTTTACCCCCAGGAGAATCTAAAGCCTAA
- the LOC124297935 gene encoding ribose-phosphate pyrophosphokinase 1 isoform X4 — translation MPVSQPVRARSLLRAKLEKPRGGSVLRSKMPNIKVFSGTSHPDLAQRIVDRLGIDIGKVVTKKFSNLETCVEIGESVRGEDVYIIQSGSGEVNDNLMELLIMINACKIASASRVTAVIPCFPYARQDKKDKVGDSRAPISAKLVANMLSVAGADHIITMDLHASQIQGFFDIPVDNLYAEPAVLKWIKENIVEWRNSIIVSPDAGGAKRVTSIADRLNVEFALIHKERKKANEVASMVLVGDVKDRIAILVDDMADTCGTICHAAEKLLEAGATKVYAILTHGIFSGPAISRINNACFEAVVVTNTIPQDGHMKDCPKIQCIDVSMMFAEAVRRTHNGESVSYLFSNVPY, via the exons ATGCCCGTCTCGCAACCAGTCCGTGCGAGGAGTTTGTTACGCGCAAAGTTAGAGAAACCTCGTGGCGGTAGCGTACTACGGAGCAAAATGCCAAATATCAAAGTATTCAGCGGTACGTCGCACCCGGACCTGGCGCAGCGAATAGTCGACAGGCTTGGAATCGACATCGGGAAGGTTGTcacgaaaaaattcagcaacCTCGAAACATG CGTGGAAATCGGAGAGTCTGTACGTGGCGAAGATGTTTACATTATTCAAAGCGGCAGTGGCGAGGTAAATGACAATCTCATGGAGCTGCTGATTATGATCAATGCATGCAAGATTGCCTCTGCATCTCGAGTAACAGCAGTCATCCCTTGCTTCCCATATGCCAGGCAGGACAAGAAGGATAAGGTAGGAGAT AGTCGTGCTCCGATCTCCGCAAAGTTAGTGGCGAACATGCTGTCGGTAGCAGGAGCAGACCACATTATCACCATGGATCTGCATGCTAGTCAGATTCAAGGATTTTTCGACATTCCCGTTGATAATCTGTATGCAGAGCCAGCAGTGCTCAAATGGATCAAAGAGAACATTGTTGAATGGAGGAACAGCATTATTGTATCTCCAGACGCTGGTGGTGCTAAAAG AGTAACGTCAATTGCGGATCGACTCAACGTCGAGTTCGCTCTTATTCACAAAGAGAGGAAGAAGGCAAACGAAGTGGCGAGTATGGTCCTCGTAGGAGATGTTAAGGACAGAATAGCAATTTTGGTCGATGACATGGCAGATACTTGCGGAACAATATGTCATGCTGCAGAAAAGCTGTTAGAAGCTGGAGCGACCAAAGTATATGCAATTCTAACACACGGAATTTTCAGCGGTCCTGCTATATCCAGGATAAATAACGCATGTTTCGAAGCCGTAGTTGTTACAAACACAATCCCTCAGGATGGTCACATGAAAGACTGTCCAAAAATTCAG TGCATCGACGTTTCCATGATGTTTGCGGAGGCTGTAAGGAGAACCCACAACGGCGAATCTGTTTCGTATTTGTTCTCCAATGTACCATACTAA
- the LOC124297935 gene encoding ribose-phosphate pyrophosphokinase 1 isoform X1, with amino-acid sequence MPVSQPVRARSLLRAKLEKPRGGSVLRSKMPNIKVFSGTSHPDLAQRIVDRLGIDIGKVVTKKFSNLETCVEIGESVRGEDVYIIQSGSGEVNDNLMELLIMINACKIASASRVTAVIPCFPYARQDKKDKGGDGGDKSDSTKTRFIMKSNEWKFRSRAPISAKLVANMLSVAGADHIITMDLHASQIQGFFDIPVDNLYAEPAVLKWIKENIVEWRNSIIVSPDAGGAKRVTSIADRLNVEFALIHKERKKANEVASMVLVGDVKDRIAILVDDMADTCGTICHAAEKLLEAGATKVYAILTHGIFSGPAISRINNACFEAVVVTNTIPQDGHMKDCPKIQCIDVSMMFAEAVRRTHNGESVSYLFSNVPY; translated from the exons ATGCCCGTCTCGCAACCAGTCCGTGCGAGGAGTTTGTTACGCGCAAAGTTAGAGAAACCTCGTGGCGGTAGCGTACTACGGAGCAAAATGCCAAATATCAAAGTATTCAGCGGTACGTCGCACCCGGACCTGGCGCAGCGAATAGTCGACAGGCTTGGAATCGACATCGGGAAGGTTGTcacgaaaaaattcagcaacCTCGAAACATG CGTGGAAATCGGAGAGTCTGTACGTGGCGAAGATGTTTACATTATTCAAAGCGGCAGTGGCGAGGTAAATGACAATCTCATGGAGCTGCTGATTATGATCAATGCATGCAAGATTGCCTCTGCATCTCGAGTAACAGCAGTCATCCCTTGCTTCCCATATGCCAGGCAGGACAAGAAGGATAAG GGTGGTGATGGTGGGGACAAGTCAGACTCCACTAAGACTCGCTTCATCATGAAGTCGAACGAGTGGAAGTTCAGG AGTCGTGCTCCGATCTCCGCAAAGTTAGTGGCGAACATGCTGTCGGTAGCAGGAGCAGACCACATTATCACCATGGATCTGCATGCTAGTCAGATTCAAGGATTTTTCGACATTCCCGTTGATAATCTGTATGCAGAGCCAGCAGTGCTCAAATGGATCAAAGAGAACATTGTTGAATGGAGGAACAGCATTATTGTATCTCCAGACGCTGGTGGTGCTAAAAG AGTAACGTCAATTGCGGATCGACTCAACGTCGAGTTCGCTCTTATTCACAAAGAGAGGAAGAAGGCAAACGAAGTGGCGAGTATGGTCCTCGTAGGAGATGTTAAGGACAGAATAGCAATTTTGGTCGATGACATGGCAGATACTTGCGGAACAATATGTCATGCTGCAGAAAAGCTGTTAGAAGCTGGAGCGACCAAAGTATATGCAATTCTAACACACGGAATTTTCAGCGGTCCTGCTATATCCAGGATAAATAACGCATGTTTCGAAGCCGTAGTTGTTACAAACACAATCCCTCAGGATGGTCACATGAAAGACTGTCCAAAAATTCAG TGCATCGACGTTTCCATGATGTTTGCGGAGGCTGTAAGGAGAACCCACAACGGCGAATCTGTTTCGTATTTGTTCTCCAATGTACCATACTAA
- the LOC124297935 gene encoding ribose-phosphate pyrophosphokinase 1 isoform X2 — MPVSQPVRARSLLRAKLEKPRGGSVLRSKMPNIKVFSGTSHPDLAQRIVDRLGIDIGKVVTKKFSNLETCVEIGESVRGEDVYIIQSGSGEVNDNLMELLIMINACKIASASRVTAVIPCFPYARQDKKDKVGDGGDGGDKSDSTKTRFIMKSNEWKFRSRAPISAKLVANMLSVAGADHIITMDLHASQIQGFFDIPVDNLYAEPAVLKWIKENIVEWRNSIIVSPDAGGAKRVTSIADRLNVEFALIHKERKKANEVASMVLVGDVKDRIAILVDDMADTCGTICHAAEKLLEAGATKVYAILTHGIFSGPAISRINNACFEAVVVTNTIPQDGHMKDCPKIQCIDVSMMFAEAVRRTHNGESVSYLFSNVPY, encoded by the exons ATGCCCGTCTCGCAACCAGTCCGTGCGAGGAGTTTGTTACGCGCAAAGTTAGAGAAACCTCGTGGCGGTAGCGTACTACGGAGCAAAATGCCAAATATCAAAGTATTCAGCGGTACGTCGCACCCGGACCTGGCGCAGCGAATAGTCGACAGGCTTGGAATCGACATCGGGAAGGTTGTcacgaaaaaattcagcaacCTCGAAACATG CGTGGAAATCGGAGAGTCTGTACGTGGCGAAGATGTTTACATTATTCAAAGCGGCAGTGGCGAGGTAAATGACAATCTCATGGAGCTGCTGATTATGATCAATGCATGCAAGATTGCCTCTGCATCTCGAGTAACAGCAGTCATCCCTTGCTTCCCATATGCCAGGCAGGACAAGAAGGATAAGGTAGGAGAT GGTGGTGATGGTGGGGACAAGTCAGACTCCACTAAGACTCGCTTCATCATGAAGTCGAACGAGTGGAAGTTCAGG AGTCGTGCTCCGATCTCCGCAAAGTTAGTGGCGAACATGCTGTCGGTAGCAGGAGCAGACCACATTATCACCATGGATCTGCATGCTAGTCAGATTCAAGGATTTTTCGACATTCCCGTTGATAATCTGTATGCAGAGCCAGCAGTGCTCAAATGGATCAAAGAGAACATTGTTGAATGGAGGAACAGCATTATTGTATCTCCAGACGCTGGTGGTGCTAAAAG AGTAACGTCAATTGCGGATCGACTCAACGTCGAGTTCGCTCTTATTCACAAAGAGAGGAAGAAGGCAAACGAAGTGGCGAGTATGGTCCTCGTAGGAGATGTTAAGGACAGAATAGCAATTTTGGTCGATGACATGGCAGATACTTGCGGAACAATATGTCATGCTGCAGAAAAGCTGTTAGAAGCTGGAGCGACCAAAGTATATGCAATTCTAACACACGGAATTTTCAGCGGTCCTGCTATATCCAGGATAAATAACGCATGTTTCGAAGCCGTAGTTGTTACAAACACAATCCCTCAGGATGGTCACATGAAAGACTGTCCAAAAATTCAG TGCATCGACGTTTCCATGATGTTTGCGGAGGCTGTAAGGAGAACCCACAACGGCGAATCTGTTTCGTATTTGTTCTCCAATGTACCATACTAA